In Paludibaculum fermentans, the genomic stretch CGGAGCCTCGTCCTTCGGCTTGGCATCGTCCTGCGCCGCCGCAGCCGCGGCCAGCGTCAACAGGCATATCGAAAAGCGGTACATCGGAGTCCTTTGAGGCATGGTAGCACGAACATTAAAATCGTATGCGTAAAATCCAGGAGGCTTCTCTCACTCCTACGACATCCAACTGCAATCGGATTCCGTACATCTCCCTGAAAGGCAAAAACAGCACGTGAGACCGTTTGTTTGGATGTGTGTCTGGATCCTCGTCCCGCTCGCCACCGCCCTGCTGCGGACCCCGGAAGATCGCGCCTTCCTCGAGCGCCTGAAACGCCGCGAACCCGATGCCGCGGCCGAGCTCTACGACCGCTACGGTCGCATCGTCTACTCGCTCGTCTTCCGCATGGTGCGCAACCAGGCGGTCGCCGAGGAACTGGTGCAGGAGGCCTTCCTGCGCGTCTGGCATCGTTCGCAGTTCTTCGATGCCGACAAGGGCGGCTTCACCACCTGGATCCTCGCCGTGGCCCGCAACCAGGCCATCGACTACCTGCGCTCCGTCACCGGCCGCCAGTGGAAAGGCGAGGTCGCGATGGACCGCATGGACGAGCCCGCCCTTTTCCAGGGCATCGAAGAGGATCTCATTCAATCCGATCGCATCCACCAGGTGCGCGCCGCCATCACGAAGCTCAAGGACACCCACCGCCAGGTCATCGAAC encodes the following:
- a CDS encoding sigma-70 family RNA polymerase sigma factor, translated to MRPFVWMCVWILVPLATALLRTPEDRAFLERLKRREPDAAAELYDRYGRIVYSLVFRMVRNQAVAEELVQEAFLRVWHRSQFFDADKGGFTTWILAVARNQAIDYLRSVTGRQWKGEVAMDRMDEPALFQGIEEDLIQSDRIHQVRAAITKLKDTHRQVIELAYFEGLSQTEIAERISQPLGTVKTWLRTGLKLLRDELDAKVPA